One region of Streptomyces sp. CG4 genomic DNA includes:
- a CDS encoding bifunctional diguanylate cyclase/phosphodiesterase: MSGTSEGPTPAADLDRSAVTDSDHTTYHRVFATAPLAMAVVDRTGHVAAANAAFGELLGGDPDTLIGRVAADLVDLASDTRSWHAYREVLRGRQARLRCTRRLKHPEGHSVWVQVTVGPLGDGEPGVLLSAADISTRRELQARLRHLQMHDPVTRLPNRTLFFERLTAALEAESYEQSGTGRIGLCYLDVDGFKAVNDTLGHRVGDRLLAAVAERLTRVADEAGYARAVTPLVARLGGDEFALLVEDSTGTEQLAELAESALVALEAPFDLAGQRLSLTASIGVVERHAAGTTATGLMQAADTTLYWAKADGKARWTLFDPERNAHRMTRQALSSTLRPAIDRGEFALEYQPLVGMEDGRLSGVEALIRWNHPQFGTLTPNRFIGLAEEDGSIVQLGRWALHTACRQARRWQLDHPGEPPIFVSVNVAVRQVWDSDLVADVAQTLAETGLAPHLLQLELTESAVMGSAGRPLQALQALSDTGVRIAIDDFGTGYSNLAYLSRLPVSTLKLDGSFVRGFQYEGDARALAPNPADEVVVEAMIQLAHRLGITVTAECVETSAQASRLRRIGCDTGQGWLYSRPVPPDRISELLGARAYAVGNP, encoded by the coding sequence GTGAGCGGAACGTCCGAAGGGCCGACGCCCGCGGCAGACCTCGACCGGTCAGCCGTAACAGACAGTGATCACACCACCTACCACCGTGTCTTCGCGACTGCCCCGCTCGCCATGGCCGTCGTGGACCGCACCGGACACGTCGCCGCGGCCAATGCGGCCTTCGGCGAGCTGCTCGGCGGCGATCCGGACACGCTCATCGGGCGGGTCGCCGCCGACCTGGTGGACCTGGCCTCGGACACCCGGAGCTGGCACGCCTACCGCGAGGTCCTGCGCGGCCGGCAGGCCCGGCTGCGCTGCACCCGCCGGCTGAAACACCCGGAGGGCCACTCGGTGTGGGTGCAGGTCACCGTCGGCCCGCTCGGCGACGGCGAGCCCGGGGTGCTGCTGTCCGCCGCCGACATCAGCACCCGCCGCGAACTCCAGGCGCGGCTGAGGCACTTGCAGATGCACGACCCGGTGACCCGGCTGCCCAATCGCACCCTGTTCTTCGAGCGGCTGACGGCCGCGCTGGAGGCGGAGTCGTACGAGCAGAGCGGCACCGGCCGGATCGGTCTGTGCTACCTGGACGTCGACGGCTTCAAGGCCGTCAACGACACCCTGGGGCACCGGGTCGGCGACCGGCTGCTCGCGGCCGTCGCCGAGCGTCTGACCCGGGTGGCCGACGAGGCCGGCTACGCCCGGGCCGTCACCCCGCTGGTGGCCCGGCTCGGCGGCGACGAGTTCGCCCTGCTCGTGGAGGACTCCACCGGCACCGAACAGCTCGCGGAGCTGGCCGAGTCGGCGCTCGTGGCGCTGGAGGCCCCCTTCGATCTGGCGGGCCAGCGGCTGTCCCTGACCGCCTCCATCGGTGTCGTGGAACGCCATGCGGCGGGTACGACGGCCACCGGTCTGATGCAGGCGGCCGATACGACGCTGTACTGGGCGAAGGCCGACGGCAAGGCCCGCTGGACCCTGTTCGACCCCGAGCGCAACGCCCACCGGATGACCCGTCAGGCCCTGTCGTCCACCCTGCGCCCCGCCATCGACCGCGGCGAATTCGCGCTCGAATACCAGCCGTTGGTCGGCATGGAGGACGGCAGGCTCAGCGGGGTCGAGGCGTTGATCCGCTGGAATCATCCTCAGTTCGGCACACTGACGCCGAATCGGTTCATCGGACTGGCCGAGGAGGACGGCTCGATCGTGCAGCTCGGGCGCTGGGCGCTGCACACCGCCTGCCGCCAGGCCCGCCGCTGGCAGCTCGACCACCCCGGGGAGCCGCCCATCTTCGTCAGCGTCAACGTGGCCGTGCGGCAGGTGTGGGACTCCGACCTGGTGGCCGACGTGGCGCAGACCCTCGCGGAGACCGGACTCGCCCCGCATCTGCTGCAGTTGGAGCTGACCGAGTCGGCGGTGATGGGCTCGGCCGGCCGGCCCCTGCAGGCCCTGCAGGCGCTCAGCGACACGGGCGTCCGCATCGCCATCGACGACTTCGGCACCGGCTACTCCAACCTCGCCTACCTCAGCCGACTGCCGGTCTCGACACTCAAGCTCGACGGGTCCTTCGTGCGCGGCTTCCAGTACGAGGGCGACGCGCGGGCGCTCGCGCCCAACCCGGCCGACGAGGTCGTCGTCGAGGCGATGATCCAGCTCGCCCACCGGCTCGGCATCACCGTCACCGCCGAGTGCGTGGAGACCTCGGCCCAGGCCAGCAGGCTGCGCAGGATCGGCTGCGACACCGGCCAGGGCTGGCTGTACTCCCGCCCGGTGCCGCCGGACCGTATCTCCGAACTCCTCGGCGCGCGGGCCTACGCGGTGGGCAATCCGTAG
- a CDS encoding response regulator transcription factor, producing MASVLVVEDDQFVRSALIRHLTDAAHTVRSVGTALEALREVAHFRFDVVILDLGLPDLDGSEALKMLRGITDVPVIIATARDDETEIVRLLNAGADDYLTKPFSVDHLSARIAAVLRRSRSVSAEAAPSSVLRVGGLTVDPLRRQAELDGARLDLTRREFDLLAFLAGRPGVVVPRKELLAEVWQQSYGDDQTIDVHLSWLRRKLGETAARPRYLHTLRGVGVKLEPPMDGEPAR from the coding sequence ATGGCAAGTGTGCTCGTGGTCGAGGACGACCAGTTCGTACGCTCGGCGCTCATCCGGCATCTGACCGACGCCGCACACACCGTGCGCAGCGTCGGTACGGCACTGGAGGCGCTGCGCGAGGTCGCCCATTTCCGTTTCGACGTGGTCATCCTGGACCTCGGACTGCCGGACCTGGACGGCTCCGAGGCGCTGAAGATGCTCCGCGGCATCACCGACGTGCCCGTCATCATCGCCACCGCCCGGGACGACGAGACGGAGATCGTCCGGCTGCTCAACGCCGGTGCGGACGACTATCTGACCAAGCCGTTCTCCGTCGACCACCTCTCCGCGCGGATCGCGGCCGTGCTGCGCCGGTCCCGCTCGGTGAGCGCCGAGGCCGCGCCCTCGTCCGTGCTCCGGGTCGGCGGCCTGACCGTCGACCCGCTGCGCCGCCAGGCCGAGCTGGACGGAGCCCGCCTCGACCTGACCCGCCGCGAGTTCGACCTGCTCGCCTTCCTGGCCGGCCGGCCCGGGGTGGTCGTCCCGCGCAAGGAACTCCTCGCCGAGGTCTGGCAGCAGTCCTACGGCGACGACCAGACCATCGATGTCCATCTGTCCTGGTTGCGCCGGAAATTGGGAGAGACCGCCGCAAGGCCCCGCTATCTGCACACGCTTCGGGGGGTCGGCGTGAAACTGGAGCCGCCCATGGACGGGGAGCCGGCGCGATGA
- a CDS encoding bifunctional DNA primase/polymerase translates to MSCAPNVTRVTSDGADWLASAGTYPRSTLALWEEHPDAPVVLPCGTVFDVVSAPAIFGRRMLDRLWDDGPGSGPVAVFRGRVLMFAAPGTAQRLPSLLAWEEWGSHRTEAVPPLLCHGTGDAVTVPAPAGGDSPGAARWLVAPDTRHPWLPGPEVVLWAAVRAARTAVRISIFPPADQDAKVYDVSRRR, encoded by the coding sequence ATGAGCTGCGCACCGAACGTCACCCGAGTCACCTCCGACGGCGCCGACTGGCTCGCCTCGGCAGGAACGTATCCGCGGAGCACGCTGGCCCTCTGGGAGGAGCACCCGGACGCCCCCGTCGTCCTGCCCTGCGGCACCGTCTTCGACGTGGTGAGCGCGCCGGCGATCTTCGGCCGCCGGATGCTGGACCGGTTGTGGGACGACGGCCCGGGTTCGGGCCCGGTCGCGGTGTTCCGCGGACGTGTGCTGATGTTCGCCGCGCCGGGTACGGCCCAGCGGCTGCCCTCGCTGCTGGCGTGGGAGGAGTGGGGCTCACACCGTACGGAGGCGGTGCCGCCGCTGCTGTGTCACGGCACGGGGGACGCGGTGACCGTCCCGGCGCCGGCCGGCGGCGACAGCCCCGGCGCGGCCCGCTGGCTGGTCGCCCCGGACACCCGCCACCCCTGGCTGCCGGGGCCGGAAGTCGTGCTCTGGGCGGCCGTGCGAGCCGCCCGCACGGCGGTGCGGATATCGATTTTTCCTCCCGCCGACCAGGATGCTAAGGTCTACGACGTCAGCAGGCGCCGCTAG
- a CDS encoding decarboxylase, with protein sequence MTALGFLYPGHSAEDDYPRIEQLLGSDIRVDLVHTDIGEDAHRVAALREMGSAERLAAGLETLRLTGAETVVWACTSGGFVHGWEGAQEQVRTLARLAGMPASSTSFAFVHAAREIGVRRVAVGATYPEDIAALFADFLRAGGLEVTGVRPSGIITAAEVGTWGEEDVLTLARAADASDAEAVLLPDTALHTAAHLPLLEKALSKPVLTANQVTVWEGLRLADRRVNAPALGALFTREPIIQV encoded by the coding sequence ATGACCGCACTCGGATTCCTCTACCCGGGCCACTCCGCCGAGGACGACTATCCACGCATCGAGCAGCTCCTGGGCAGCGACATCCGGGTGGACCTGGTCCACACCGACATCGGCGAGGACGCGCACCGGGTGGCGGCGCTGCGCGAGATGGGCTCCGCCGAGCGGCTCGCGGCGGGCCTGGAGACGCTGCGGCTGACCGGCGCCGAGACGGTGGTGTGGGCCTGCACCAGCGGCGGGTTCGTGCACGGCTGGGAGGGCGCGCAGGAGCAGGTGCGCACGCTCGCCCGGCTGGCCGGGATGCCCGCGTCCTCGACGTCCTTCGCCTTCGTGCACGCGGCCCGGGAGATCGGGGTACGACGGGTCGCCGTCGGGGCGACCTATCCGGAGGACATCGCCGCGCTGTTCGCGGACTTCCTGCGAGCCGGCGGTCTGGAGGTGACCGGGGTGCGCCCCTCGGGGATCATCACGGCCGCGGAGGTCGGCACGTGGGGGGAGGAGGACGTGCTGACGCTGGCGCGGGCCGCGGACGCCTCCGACGCGGAGGCCGTACTGCTGCCGGACACCGCGCTGCACACGGCGGCGCATCTGCCGCTGCTGGAGAAGGCGCTGTCCAAGCCGGTGCTCACGGCGAACCAGGTGACGGTGTGGGAGGGGCTCAGGCTGGCCGACCGGCGGGTGAACGCGCCCGCGCTGGGGGCGCTGTTCACCAGGGAACCGATCATTCAGGTCTGA
- a CDS encoding AAA domain-containing protein — MTTVDFDPGAAAARATDAILHDTLHGTERGVVVDSPPGAGKSTLVVRAALELADAGRPLMVVAQTNAQVDDLVLRLAEKNPDLPVGRLHSSDTDAYDKALDDLPQVRTSAKAADLNGLPVVLSTAAKWAHVKADEPWRHAIVDEAYQMRSDSLLAVAGLFERALFVGDPGQLDPFAIVGSEQWAGLSYDPSASAVTTLLAHNPGLPQHRLPVSWRLPASAAPLVSAAFYPYTPFRSGTGHDDRRLSFAVPSDGSGPDRVIDEAAESGWGLLELPARHTPRTDPEAVRAVATVVRRLLDRAGAATSERSPSPTPVTPDRIAVGTAHRDQAAAVRTALAELGVADVTVDTANRLQGREYDITVVLHPLSGRPDATAFHLETGRLCVLASRHRHACIVVCRAGVGALLDDYPSTEPVQLGTLVKFPDGWEANHAVLAHLAEHRVSWQP, encoded by the coding sequence GTGACGACGGTCGACTTCGACCCCGGAGCCGCTGCCGCCCGCGCCACCGACGCGATCCTCCACGACACGCTGCACGGCACCGAGCGGGGTGTGGTCGTGGACTCCCCGCCGGGCGCCGGCAAATCGACGCTGGTGGTCCGCGCGGCTCTCGAACTGGCCGACGCGGGGCGCCCGTTGATGGTCGTGGCGCAGACGAACGCCCAGGTGGACGACCTCGTCCTGCGGCTCGCCGAGAAGAACCCGGACCTGCCGGTGGGCCGGCTGCACAGCAGCGACACCGACGCCTACGACAAGGCGCTGGACGACCTGCCGCAGGTCCGCACGTCCGCGAAGGCCGCCGATCTGAACGGCCTGCCGGTCGTCCTGTCCACGGCGGCGAAGTGGGCGCACGTGAAGGCCGACGAGCCCTGGCGGCACGCGATCGTCGACGAGGCGTACCAGATGCGCTCCGACTCCCTGCTGGCCGTGGCCGGCCTGTTCGAGCGGGCGCTGTTCGTGGGCGACCCCGGTCAGCTGGACCCGTTCGCGATCGTCGGCAGCGAGCAGTGGGCGGGCCTGTCGTACGACCCCTCGGCCTCCGCGGTGACCACGCTGCTGGCCCACAACCCCGGCCTTCCCCAGCACCGCCTGCCGGTCTCCTGGCGGCTGCCCGCGTCGGCCGCGCCCCTGGTCTCCGCCGCGTTCTACCCGTACACCCCGTTCCGCAGCGGGACCGGCCATGACGACCGCCGCCTTTCCTTCGCCGTCCCGTCGGACGGTTCCGGCCCCGACCGGGTGATCGACGAGGCGGCGGAATCCGGCTGGGGTCTGCTGGAGCTGCCCGCCCGGCACACTCCGCGCACGGATCCCGAGGCGGTCCGCGCGGTGGCGACGGTCGTACGCCGCCTGCTGGACCGCGCCGGCGCGGCGACCTCCGAGCGCTCCCCCAGTCCGACCCCCGTCACCCCCGACCGCATCGCCGTCGGCACCGCCCACCGCGACCAGGCGGCGGCGGTCCGCACGGCGCTCGCCGAACTGGGCGTGGCGGACGTCACGGTCGACACCGCGAACCGCCTCCAAGGCCGGGAGTACGACATCACGGTCGTTCTGCACCCGCTCTCCGGCCGCCCCGACGCCACCGCCTTCCACCTGGAGACCGGCCGCCTGTGCGTCCTGGCTTCCCGCCACCGCCACGCCTGCATCGTCGTCTGCCGCGCCGGCGTCGGCGCCCTCCTGGACGACTACCCGTCCACGGAACCGGTCCAGCTGGGCACGCTGGTCAAATTTCCGGACGGCTGGGAGGCGAACCACGCGGTGCTGGCCCACCTGGCAGAACACCGCGTGAGCTGGCAACCGTGA
- a CDS encoding fused MFS/spermidine synthase: MGRSRNTRNRRRGSAAAEAVVEAVDGGLAQLVPDPDRGRAWTLLIDGAPQSHVDLDDPAHLSFEYQRRLGHVIDLVAPPGKPVHAVHLGGGAFTLARYTAHTRPRSTQQVVERDASLVQLVRRELPLDPNARIRVRSADAREGLAKVPDGWADLIIADVFSGARTPAHLTSTEFLDEVGRALKPSGVYAANLADGPPLAHLRGQIATAAARFAELALIADPAVLRGKRFGNAILVACDAPLPLAELTRRAASDPHPARVEHGKALTDFTGGAAPVTDAAAVASPAPPPSVFR, encoded by the coding sequence GTGGGCAGGTCCAGGAATACCCGGAACAGGCGGCGCGGATCGGCCGCCGCCGAAGCGGTCGTGGAGGCGGTCGACGGCGGGCTCGCACAGCTCGTACCCGACCCCGACCGGGGCCGCGCATGGACACTGCTGATCGACGGTGCGCCCCAGTCGCACGTCGACCTGGACGACCCCGCCCACCTCTCCTTCGAGTACCAGCGCCGCCTCGGCCATGTCATCGACCTCGTCGCTCCGCCCGGCAAGCCCGTGCACGCCGTGCACCTCGGCGGCGGCGCGTTCACCCTCGCCCGGTACACCGCCCACACCCGCCCCCGTTCCACCCAGCAGGTCGTCGAGCGGGACGCGAGCCTGGTCCAACTGGTCCGCCGGGAACTGCCGCTGGATCCGAACGCCCGGATCCGGGTGCGGTCGGCGGACGCCCGCGAGGGTCTCGCCAAGGTGCCGGACGGCTGGGCGGACCTGATCATCGCCGACGTCTTCAGCGGCGCCCGCACCCCCGCCCACCTCACCTCCACCGAGTTCCTGGACGAGGTCGGCCGGGCTCTGAAACCGTCCGGGGTCTACGCCGCCAACCTCGCCGACGGCCCGCCACTCGCCCATCTGCGTGGCCAGATCGCCACCGCGGCCGCCCGGTTCGCCGAGCTCGCCCTGATCGCCGACCCGGCCGTACTGCGCGGCAAACGCTTCGGCAACGCGATCCTCGTGGCCTGCGACGCCCCGCTCCCGCTCGCCGAACTCACCCGCCGCGCCGCCTCCGACCCGCACCCGGCCCGGGTCGAACACGGCAAAGCGCTCACGGACTTCACCGGCGGCGCCGCGCCCGTCACGGACGCGGCGGCCGTGGCCTCACCGGCCCCGCCGCCCTCGGTGTTCCGCTGA
- a CDS encoding LLM class flavin-dependent oxidoreductase, giving the protein MSADEIRGTTHGTAPVPLSVLDLVTVGAGSTAGDALRTSVALSRFAEARGFHRYWVAEHHSMPGVASSSPAVILAHLAAHTDRIRLGSGGVMLPNHAPLVIAEQFGTLEAMAPGRIDLGLGRAPGTDGATAAALRRTDTLNEGADDFPQQLAELTRFLDDDFPDGHPYGRIHAIPGPVQATAPGGVQSPHRPPIWLLGSSGFSARLAGMLGLPFAFAHHFSAQNTIPALDLYRQTFRPSTVLDEPYALIGVSALATDDPREAARQTRAMALNMLRLRTGRPGLFPDPDEAEKHEFSPAEEEFITSWTSNIVHGAADEVRSGLDDLHKRTGADELMLVSHAHRGELRLRSYELIADAYGLPTA; this is encoded by the coding sequence GTGTCGGCAGACGAGATCCGGGGCACCACGCACGGGACCGCCCCCGTCCCCCTCTCCGTACTGGACCTGGTGACCGTCGGCGCGGGCAGTACCGCCGGTGACGCGCTGCGCACCAGCGTCGCGCTGTCCCGCTTCGCCGAGGCGCGCGGCTTCCACCGGTACTGGGTCGCCGAGCACCACTCCATGCCGGGCGTCGCCTCCTCCTCCCCCGCGGTGATCCTCGCCCACCTCGCCGCCCACACCGACCGCATCCGGCTCGGCTCGGGCGGCGTCATGCTGCCCAACCACGCCCCGCTGGTGATCGCCGAGCAGTTCGGCACGCTGGAGGCGATGGCGCCGGGCCGGATCGATCTGGGCCTCGGGCGGGCGCCGGGCACGGACGGGGCCACGGCCGCGGCCCTGCGCCGTACCGACACCCTGAACGAGGGCGCCGACGACTTCCCGCAGCAGCTCGCCGAACTCACCCGGTTCCTCGACGACGACTTCCCCGACGGGCATCCGTACGGCCGTATCCACGCGATCCCCGGGCCGGTGCAGGCCACCGCCCCCGGCGGCGTCCAGTCCCCGCACCGGCCGCCCATCTGGCTGCTCGGCTCCTCCGGCTTCAGTGCCCGCCTCGCCGGGATGCTGGGCCTGCCGTTCGCCTTCGCGCACCACTTCTCCGCGCAGAACACCATCCCGGCCCTGGACCTGTACCGGCAGACCTTCCGCCCCTCCACGGTCCTCGACGAGCCGTACGCCCTCATCGGCGTCTCCGCCCTCGCCACCGACGACCCGCGCGAGGCCGCCCGGCAGACCCGGGCGATGGCCCTGAACATGCTCCGGCTGCGCACCGGCCGGCCGGGCCTGTTCCCCGACCCGGACGAGGCCGAGAAGCACGAGTTCAGCCCGGCGGAGGAGGAGTTCATCACCTCCTGGACGTCCAACATCGTGCACGGCGCCGCCGACGAGGTCCGCTCCGGCCTGGACGATCTGCACAAGCGCACGGGCGCGGACGAGCTGATGCTCGTCTCCCACGCCCACCGCGGTGAACTGCGGCTGCGCTCCTACGAGTTGATCGCGGACGCCTACGGATTGCCCACCGCGTAG
- a CDS encoding M6 family metalloprotease domain-containing protein, with protein MPKLRSTAAVCTTLSALAATSILTPGRSAAEPFSTTPCALHRTDAHHSEGVDTWNPDYTRPTHPLDAVLIFLSFPDAVPNVTPAELTADHFPATSRYYEQASYGRFTLRPHPLRHWLRMPRPSTAYAMKRDWSAADRAAYLRDAFAVADKEVDFSRYQVVYFVADPEAPGVDSDATKVVNLDTPAHVDGTDIRRVVTVFEKHPPDRLVLAHETGHVFDLPDLYHRPDDGKGDWDTYVGDWDLMGSQFGLAPDMFAWHKWRLGWLDPRQVVCVRGVGSTRLTLEPLEAGPGIPVQGAAGAPAFGLGHGVKLAIVRTGPDGALGFEARGPAGNDRDGCRQGVLVYRIRSGAESGGGPVEVVDAHPHTEACWENSVYPPLADAPVALGESFTVPGEGVRVEVQARTASGAWTVRITPGVKG; from the coding sequence GTGCCCAAGCTGCGCAGCACCGCCGCCGTGTGCACCACGCTGTCGGCGCTCGCCGCCACCTCGATCCTCACCCCCGGCCGCTCGGCCGCCGAGCCCTTCTCCACCACCCCCTGCGCCCTGCACCGCACCGACGCCCACCACTCCGAGGGCGTGGACACCTGGAACCCGGACTACACCCGCCCGACCCACCCGCTCGACGCCGTGCTGATCTTCCTCTCCTTCCCGGACGCCGTCCCGAACGTCACGCCCGCCGAGTTGACGGCCGATCACTTCCCGGCCACCAGTCGCTACTACGAACAGGCCTCCTACGGCAGGTTCACCCTCCGCCCGCACCCGCTGCGGCACTGGCTGCGGATGCCCCGGCCATCCACGGCGTACGCCATGAAGCGGGACTGGAGCGCGGCGGACCGGGCCGCCTATCTGCGCGACGCGTTCGCCGTCGCCGACAAGGAGGTCGACTTCTCCCGCTACCAGGTCGTGTACTTCGTCGCCGACCCGGAGGCACCCGGCGTCGACTCCGACGCCACGAAGGTCGTGAACCTCGACACGCCCGCGCATGTGGACGGCACGGACATCCGCCGGGTCGTCACCGTGTTCGAGAAACACCCCCCGGACCGGCTGGTCCTCGCCCACGAGACCGGACATGTCTTCGACCTGCCCGACCTCTACCACCGCCCGGACGACGGCAAGGGCGACTGGGACACCTATGTCGGCGACTGGGATCTGATGGGCAGTCAGTTCGGTTTGGCTCCCGACATGTTCGCCTGGCACAAATGGCGCCTCGGCTGGCTGGATCCGCGCCAGGTGGTGTGCGTGCGCGGCGTGGGCTCGACGCGGCTGACCCTGGAGCCGCTGGAGGCCGGGCCGGGGATCCCGGTGCAGGGCGCGGCGGGCGCCCCGGCCTTCGGGCTCGGGCACGGAGTGAAGCTGGCGATCGTGCGCACCGGGCCCGACGGCGCCCTGGGCTTCGAGGCGCGCGGCCCGGCGGGGAACGACCGCGACGGCTGCCGGCAGGGAGTGCTGGTGTACCGGATCAGGAGCGGGGCGGAGTCCGGCGGCGGCCCGGTGGAGGTCGTCGACGCCCACCCGCACACCGAGGCCTGCTGGGAGAACTCGGTCTACCCGCCCCTCGCCGACGCGCCGGTCGCCCTCGGCGAAAGCTTCACCGTGCCCGGGGAGGGCGTTCGGGTGGAGGTGCAGGCGAGGACGGCATCGGGGGCGTGGACGGTGCGGATCACGCCGGGGGTGAAGGGCTGA
- a CDS encoding histidine phosphatase family protein — protein MAPRILLARHGQTEWSLSGKHTGRTDVPLLEEGRRGAKLLGERLHRAPLDGLPGVEVRTSPLARARETCELAGFGDRATAWDTLMEWDYGAYEGMTPAEIQAVRPGWLIWRDGVPGGESIAELSARADEVVAWARSADRDVLVFAHGHILRSIGARWLGLPLDFAARIRLNPTSLSVLGWAYGEPAIESWNDLGHLAA, from the coding sequence ATGGCACCGCGCATCCTGCTGGCCCGGCACGGGCAGACGGAATGGTCGCTGTCCGGCAAGCACACCGGCAGGACCGACGTGCCGCTGCTGGAGGAGGGCCGGCGCGGGGCCAAGCTGCTCGGCGAGCGCCTCCATCGCGCTCCGCTGGACGGGCTGCCGGGCGTGGAGGTGCGCACCAGCCCGCTGGCACGCGCGCGTGAGACGTGCGAACTGGCCGGCTTCGGCGACCGGGCCACCGCGTGGGACACGCTCATGGAGTGGGACTACGGCGCCTACGAGGGCATGACACCGGCCGAGATCCAGGCCGTGCGGCCGGGGTGGCTGATCTGGCGGGACGGAGTGCCCGGGGGCGAGAGCATCGCCGAGCTGTCCGCGCGCGCGGACGAGGTGGTGGCGTGGGCACGGTCGGCGGACCGGGACGTCCTGGTCTTCGCCCACGGCCACATACTGCGCTCCATAGGCGCCCGCTGGCTGGGCCTGCCCCTGGACTTCGCCGCGCGGATACGCCTCAACCCCACTTCGCTGTCGGTCCTCGGCTGGGCCTACGGGGAGCCGGCGATCGAGAGCTGGAACGACCTCGGGCATCTGGCTGCTTGA
- a CDS encoding phosphatase PAP2 family protein produces MPQTETPGTEGAPRTRLRWWTELPLILLVYGCYSAGRLLARGDVHSAVDHGLAILRLEKALHLNAEHPLNRLFTREPWLGVPADFWYASLHYLITPALLIWLFRARAEHYRRARTWLMTSTFIGLIGFTLVPTCPPRLLAAGNGFVDTMAHYSSYGWWGGDASAPRGMGGMTNQYAAMPSLHVGWALWCGVMLWRHGGTRLAKVLGVVYPLGTALVVMGTANHYFLDAVAGVAVMGVGFLLAPRVTRVLDLLRSRLFPRTAAVAGGTAAPIVSGGCQTSPGERIPRQRESQLDAGAEPDASPSDAGEGAAAPAR; encoded by the coding sequence ATGCCGCAGACCGAGACACCGGGCACCGAGGGGGCCCCGCGTACCCGGCTGCGGTGGTGGACCGAGCTGCCCCTGATCCTCCTGGTCTACGGCTGTTACTCGGCCGGCCGGCTCCTCGCGCGCGGTGATGTGCACAGCGCCGTCGACCACGGTCTGGCGATCCTGCGCCTCGAGAAGGCCCTGCACCTCAACGCGGAGCACCCGCTCAACCGGCTGTTCACCCGCGAGCCCTGGCTCGGTGTGCCGGCCGACTTCTGGTACGCCTCGCTGCACTACCTGATCACGCCCGCCCTCCTGATCTGGCTGTTCCGGGCCCGCGCCGAGCACTACCGGCGGGCCCGCACCTGGCTGATGACCTCCACGTTCATCGGCCTGATCGGTTTCACGCTGGTGCCGACCTGCCCGCCCCGGCTGCTCGCCGCCGGAAACGGCTTCGTGGACACCATGGCGCACTACAGCTCGTACGGCTGGTGGGGCGGTGACGCGAGCGCGCCGCGCGGCATGGGCGGGATGACCAACCAGTACGCGGCGATGCCGAGCCTGCACGTCGGCTGGGCGCTGTGGTGCGGGGTGATGCTGTGGCGGCACGGCGGTACGCGCCTCGCGAAGGTGCTCGGCGTCGTCTATCCGCTGGGGACCGCGCTGGTGGTCATGGGCACCGCCAATCACTACTTCCTGGACGCGGTCGCGGGTGTCGCGGTGATGGGTGTCGGCTTCCTGCTGGCGCCGCGCGTGACGCGGGTCCTGGACCTGCTCCGGTCCCGTCTCTTCCCGCGCACCGCAGCCGTCGCGGGCGGCACCGCCGCCCCGATTGTCAGTGGCGGATGCCAGACTTCCCCGGGTGAGCGAATTCCACGGCAGCGCGAGTCGCAGCTCGACGCCGGGGCCGAACCGGACGCCTCCCCCAGCGACGCGGGAGAAGGGGCTGCGGCACCGGCTCGCTGA